A region from the Paraburkholderia youngii genome encodes:
- a CDS encoding nitroreductase family protein translates to MAKKPASTEVAIHELIAGRWSPRAYSSEPVSRDQLRAVLEAARWAPSSYNAQPWRFVVFDRSADEVAFKKAFATLVPFNQGWNASAPVLIAVTAHTLTNKGDVNRCALYDAGAAAMSLVLQAHALGLAAHQMSGFDVNAFRTTFELPQDVEPIAMISLGHYGDVDKLDPVLREREKAPRQRVALAEIAYGGGWKKAF, encoded by the coding sequence ATGGCCAAGAAACCTGCCTCAACCGAAGTTGCCATTCACGAGCTGATTGCAGGCCGCTGGAGCCCGCGCGCGTATTCGAGCGAGCCGGTGAGCCGCGATCAATTGCGCGCCGTCCTCGAAGCGGCGCGCTGGGCGCCGTCCTCGTATAACGCGCAGCCCTGGCGTTTTGTCGTATTCGATCGCAGCGCCGATGAAGTCGCGTTCAAGAAGGCTTTCGCCACGCTGGTGCCGTTCAACCAGGGCTGGAATGCGTCCGCGCCGGTGCTGATTGCGGTGACCGCGCACACCTTGACCAACAAGGGCGACGTCAATCGCTGCGCGCTCTATGACGCGGGCGCGGCGGCGATGTCGCTGGTGCTGCAGGCGCACGCGCTCGGCCTTGCCGCGCACCAGATGAGCGGCTTCGACGTGAACGCGTTCCGAACCACCTTCGAATTGCCGCAAGACGTCGAGCCGATCGCGATGATCTCGCTTGGCCATTACGGCGACGTCGACAAACTGGACCCGGTCCTGCGCGAACGCGAGAAGGCGCCGCGTCAGCGCGTGGCGCTCGCGGAAATCGCGTACGGCGGCGGCTGGAAGAAGGCGTTCTGA